The Halobacillus amylolyticus nucleotide sequence GGTATATCCAAAATGTAAACGGATAACATTTAAAATTATTTCGGGGAGGTGTCTTTGAAAAAGTCCCACGTCAATCAGCATCACCCTAACAGATTCACCTACATATCAGACATCAAAAGGGAAACTTATCTTAGGAGGAATTATTGATGAATTTTAAAAAAGCGTTACTCGCCATCCCGTTAAGTGCCTCATTATTAGTACCTAGTGGACTCGCATTTGCTGATTATAGTCAGCCAGCCATGCCGACAGTTGAAACCCCAGCTGTTGAACTGAGAGCAGATCTTGATCGAATGTTCTCTGAGCATGCCTACCTTGCAATTACGACAATGAGAAAAGCAGCAAATGGTGAGGAGGATTTTAAAGCAGTTTCCGAAGCCCTAAAAGGAAATACTGAAGACCTCACCAACGCTATTGCTTCTGTTTATGGCGAAGAAGCTGGGCAAAAATTTAATGATTTATGGAGCAGCCACATTGGTTATTTCGTTGATTATGTAAAAGCTACTGCTGCCGGAGATGAAGAAGCTAAGCAAGCAGCATTAGATGAACTTGATCAATATAGACAGGATTTCTCCACATTTATTTCTGGTGCAACAGAAGGAGCTATTCCTGCTGAGGCACTTGCAAGCGGCCTGCAAACCCATGTAAATCAATTAATTACCGCATTTGATGCTTATGTTGCTGAAGATTACGATAAAGCATTTATGACGCAAAGTGATGCAATGGAACATTTGTTCATGACAAGTAAAGGATTGTCAAAGGCAATTGTAAATCAGTTCCCTGAGAAGTTTGAAAACACGAAAGCTGTAACAAATGCTGCGAACTTACGCAGTGACTTGAACTTCCTGCTTTCTGAACATTTCGCCCTTGCACAGCAAGCGATGCAGAACGGAATTGATGGGGATCCAGAATTTAAAGCTAACGTAAGTGTTCTTACACAAAATACGGAAGAGCTATCCCAAGCCATTGCTTCCGTTTATGGTGAAGAATCTGGGCAACAATTCAAGGCTTTCTGGAGTGAACACATTGGTTATTTTGTTGACTATGTAAACGCTACTGCAAATAATGATGAAGCAGCGAAGGAGGAAGCTCTGAACAATTTAGATGATTACCGTAAGAATTTCTCTGAATTCATGGCTACAGCTACAGAAGGCGGCGTACCAGCTGATGGTCTAGCTGCAGCTCTGCAAACACACGTAAATCAACTAATTGGTGCATTTGATAGCTATGTCGCTGAAGATTATACTGAAACATGGAACACAGCACGTGAAGGATATGCACATATGTATGGTGCTGCTAAACTATTCAGCTCTGCTATAGTTACACAGTTCCCAGAGAAATTTGCGGGAATGCCTGAAATGCCTGAAACAGGTATGGGCGGTATGAGTGATAACGGAAGCATGAACTGGGTCCTATGGGGACTGCCGCTTCTACTTCTCACCTCTCTATTCGTTGTCCGCAAACGAACAGCTAGTCAACAATAAACATTAAAAGCATTTTTGTTAAGGAGTTGTCTGAAAGCTGGACAGCTCCCTTAACATACATACGGAGGTTGATAGGCAATGGATTATTTTCTAAAAAAAGGCTTTATCCTATACTTTATTCTATTAATCTGCACCATAAGCGGGAGCACAGCCATAGCTGCACCTAACCTTGCATCTGATGACTTCATCCCCTATCGTACACATAGTGATAAACCCATGCCTAGTTTAAAAGCATCCACAGTTGAAGTCCCTGAATATAGTCCTGAAACAACATCCTTTCAAACATTTTCAGGAGTGAAACCTGTTTCCATCGCCATCCCCGCTATCAATATAGAGGCGCCCGTTGAAAATGTGGGACATCTTGAGAATGGGGAAATGGGTGTACCTAGTAACATTCATACAATCGGGTGGTACAAACACGGCGCTAAACCTGGCGAAAGCGGCAATGCCGTCATGGCCGGACATGTCGATGGCAAAGCTGGACCTGGTGCCTTTTATTTTTTAAAAAAATTAGAGAAGGATGACAGGATATTTGTAACAGGGAAAGATGGAAGGAAATTAGAGTTCCGCGTGACCTCTAAACAATCCTACGATCCGGCTCACGCGCCATTGGAAGTTATTTTTGGCTATACGAGCAACAATCAACTGAACTTGATAACGTGTACGGGCGCTTTTAACTATGAGACGGGGAGTTATGTAGACCGCCTCGTTGTCTACACAGAACTAGTAAACCCAGACTAAGAACTTTTATTTAAAGAAAGTTCTTAGTCTGGATTTTCACTATAAAAATATACAGATTCCTTTCGAAACTATGCATAACCGTAGTTTTATTTCTTCTGTAGTACAAAGCCAATATCAGCTAAAGCCCCTTCTAGATTTGCTTTTCTTTTAACACCTTCAAATGTAATATTAAATTCCACAGCCTTTTTTGATAATTCGGGTCCTATCCCGGTTAAAATCGTTTCAATCCCTACCACATTAAGTAAATACACAAGCTTTTGTAAAAATGAATGAACGGTTTGATCTATATCTAAAACACCAGATAAATCGATAACCAGATGATCAAGATCGTATTTCTGACTCTTTGCTAAAACTGATTGAAGCATGTTCTCCGTACGTCCCTCTGTTATATGGCCTAGTATCGGTAAAACACCTACGCCTTCTGTGATAGGTACAAGGGGTGAGGATAATTCTTCTATTTGATCGTTGGCAAACTCAAGCTCTAATACATATGTAATCAGTGATGCCATGACTTGGAACAACTCTAAATGCTCCTCAGAGTATTCAAAAGGCTGCTTGTCCAGACCGCAGATTGTCCCGTAATTATTTCCATTATTCAAGTAGATCGGAATACCGATGAAGCTTCCTCCGCCTAAATCTTTCGTTACGTTTAACTCCCTCGTTAATTCATGGTCAGCAATATTTGATATGGTTAAAGGTTCCATGCCATGTGTCACACTAAGTTTGCAGAAGGTGTCCTCAAAGGGTAAAGAGCTCCCCTCCGTTACCAATTCATCGGCCTGATTATAGACTTTGAGAATATGATTTGTTGCGCCATCATTCTTCGCAATAAAAAGTGTATTAATGCCAATAAATTGACTCATTAAATGTAAAATATGTGTAGCTGCATCATCGAAGTTTTCGAACGAGTGAATCTTTATATCCTGGGCTTCTAATACTCGCCTATCCATGCCACGCCCACTCCCTTTTTCATTATAACCTTTTATAAGTATAACATGAAAAATATTACAGTATGGTCAAACACATAGTGTATAACAAGTCATTTTGTAAGACATCTCTTTTCCAACCGTGATAGACTGTTCATGTTCACTGAAGGAATCATGCATTCCACAATTGACCAAGGAGATGAAGAACATGAGTAAACCCTCAATAATTTTTGACAACTATACATTACCATCAGGTGTCGAATTAAAAAATCGCGTGCTTATGGCACCAATGACAAACTTTCTTTCCAATGAAGATGGATCCGTTTCAAGGAAAGAACTAGATTATTATATGCGTCGTTCTGGCGGTGTTGGTGCAGTAATTACAGCTTGCGCAAACGTGAATGCCCACGGGAAAGGCTTCGAAGGTGAGATCGGTGTGGATCGTGATGAACTCACCGCCGGATTAAGTATGTTAGCTGACGGGATTCATGAAAAAGGAGCCAAGGCCATTTTGCAAATTTATCACGGTGGACGGATGTGCCCTCCTCACCTTGTGCCTAATGAAGACATTGTCAGTGCGAGTGCAGTTCCGGCCGAACGAGAAAATGCAAAAACCCCGCGCGAAATGACGGAGGAAGAAATTCAGCAGACCATTCTCGATTTCGGTGAAGCGACACGTCGTGCAATTGAAGCAGGTTTTGATGGAGTAGAAATTCATGGGGCAAACACCTATTTGCTGCAGCAGTTCTTTTCACCACACTCCAATCGCCGCGGAGATCAATGGGGCGGCAATGTTCGTGAACGCATGAATTTCCCGCTGGCTGTGATTGAAACGGTCAAATCGACCGTAGCCAATCGTGCTACAGAACCATTTATCATCGGCTACCGTCTCTCCCCGGAGGAAAGAGAAGAGCCAGGCATTACAATCGACGATACCTTACAGTTTGTTGATGTACTTGCCGGACAAGGGTTGGACTATTTGCATATCTCCCTGTCTCAATTTAACCAAAGCTCGATGAGAGATAAAAGTGCTGCCACCCCTGTGATCGAACTGATACAGGAACGTGTCGGGAATAGTATCCCAGTTATGGGTGTGGGATCCCTTATTACTCCAGAGGATATTGAGAAATCGTTAGCGACTGTTCCACTTGTCTCCCTTGGCCGCGAGCTACTAGTAGAGCCGGACTGGGTAGAAAAAGTTGAAAACAATAAAGACATCCGTAAAGCGATGAAGTTAACGCAAAAAGAGGATCTTCTTATTCCTGAACCGATGTGGACAAATATCCTAAGTGTTCCAAATTGGATCCCTGTTGATAAAGAAGAATAAAAGAGATAAGCCCGAAAGTTCGTAAGCTTTCGGGCTCCCCTTTCCTAAAGCAAATCAACGTCAGAATTCTCATCATGTTCCAGCGAACCTTCCAATAAAATTGCCATCACTCGCGGGATCACCCCTCAAACTCTCCGTCACAATTTTATCCTCTAGCAACCCCCTTTTTACAACACAGATTGCATCATCAAACCATTGAAGGATTTTCCTGACAAATCTTATAGGAGTGATTTTTTGAAAAAACGAACCAAAACGTTGACACACAGCCAACTTGAGACATTACTTAATCGCTTGCTCCCGGCTCATTTTAAACGAAGCGACGTCGAAGCACAGTTTTTAAAACAGTCGGCCGGCCACTTCGGGGAATCCACTGCCGACCACTACCTCAAATACCTTCCTCACGACCGTTACCACGTTATTCAAGACCTTCGTCTCTTTGATGGAATCCAGTATTTTCAAATCGATGCATTGATCATCTGTACCGAATTCCTCCTCATTCTTGAGGTGAAGAACTATAAAGGAAAACTCATTTTCGACTTTGAACATAACCAGCTTTTTCGCGAACACAATGGTCCAAAAGATATTTTCGCCGATCCCTTCTTACAAGTCGAGCACCAGGAGATTCAGCTTGAACGCTGGCTCGATCAGTTTAACTTCCCCGCCCTGCCCATCCAATCCTTCGTCGTCGTAGCAAACCCCAACACAATTATTAAAACCCACGGCCGTGATCCTCTACGATTAAAGCACCGAATCGTCCGTGCTAAAAAACTGTATACCATGATCGAAACCACAAGAGCCCAATTCAGTCAGAGCATGTTGGCACCGGAACAATTAAACGAATTGGTTTATCTCCTCCAAAAAGAAAATACCCCTTATCGAGGAGGATCAATTCTTGAACGCTTCGATCTCACGGTTGATGACCTGATCATGGGCGTGCAATGTTCGAAATGCCGCACTTATCCCATGTCTCGAAAGCGTGATCACTGGTGCTGTTTGACGTGCGGATTTAAATCTGGGGATGCTCACTTGAAAACGCTACGGGATTACCAGCTATTAATTGCTGATGAGATTACCAATTCTGAATTTAGAAGGTTTGCTTGTTTATCTTCCAGAAAAGTTGCCTGGAAGTTGCTTTCAGAAACTTGTGCCCAGCAATCCGGTCAGACGAAAGACCGAAAATATGTTCTCGATTTCGTTTAGGGAACAAACAATCGGAGTTAGAGAACAATCCTCTCGAGAAAGTGAACAATCACGTTGAGTTAAAGAACAATCCTTCATCGTTAAAGAACAATCCCTTGACGTTAGAGAACAATCACCATCGCCCAACTCAAACAAAACATAAAAACGGAAGGGAACTTATCGTTTCCCTTCCGTTTAGTCCAAACCTTTATCGAATTTGGCCGTCGCCCTTCATTAGGAATTTAATTGTCGTTAGTGCTGGCAATCCCATTGGGCCACGGGCATGCAATTTCTGAGTTGAAATTCCGATTTCGGCTCCAAAGCCTAAGGCGCTGCCATCAGTGAAACGTGTTGATGCATTGTGGTAAAGTGCTGCGGCATCAACGAGATTCAAGAAGGTTTGCGCGGCTTTTTTATCTTCAGTTACGATCGCTTCCGAATGCTTCGTGCCATACGTTTCAATGTGGGCGATCGCTTCGGTAATGTCCTCAACTGATTTTACAGCGATATCTGTGCTTAGATATTCATTCGCCCAGTCTTCTTCGCCAGCGAGCACGGCTCCTGGAATAACCGTCATGACATGTTCATCGCCATGAACATGAATGTTATTTTTTTGCAGGGCTTCAACTAAGGCTTCGCTGTTTTGCTCAAGCCAGTCCTTATGAACGATGAGCGTTTCAGCCGCATTACATACAGCAGGACGGTCCGTCTTCGCATTAATCAAAATGTTGATCGCTTTTTCCACATCAGCATTTTGATCAACATAAATGTGGCAGTTACCGACACCTGTTTCAAGCACAGGGACAGTTGCGTTTTCCACAACAGCCTGGATCAGCTTTCCACCACCACGTGGAATCAGGACATCCACATGTTCTTTCATTGTGAAAAGTTGATTCGTCGCAGCGCGGTCTGTGCTGGCAATGAATTGAACCGCTTCGCTAGGAATCTTCGTTTCAGCAAGACCTTTGTGCATGACTTCAACGATCGCCTGGTTAGAGTTGATGGCTGAAGAACCACCTTTAAGAATAATTGCATTCCCGGACTTAAGGGCAAGTCCTGTCGCATCAACGGTTACGTTCGGTCGCGCTTCGTAAATCATACCGATCACACCAAGGGGCACGGTTACTTTTTCAACTTGGAGACCATTGTCTAATGTCCAATCAGAAAGAATGTTGCCCGTTGGATCATCAAGCTTAGCTACTTCACGCAAACCTTTAGCAAAATCCTCCACGCGTTCTTTTGATAAAGAAAGTCGATCCATAAACGCTTCAGAAAATCCTTTTTCACGGCCGTTCTCAAGATCTTTTTCATTAGCTGTTAAAATCGTTTCGTATTCTTTTTCTAGAAAATCTGCTAAGTGGATGAGTGCTTCATTCTTTTCCTCTGTGGAAAGAACCATTAGTTTCTTTGATGCTTTTTTCGCTTCAATCGCTTGTGCCTCAACGTTCACATTGCTTTTTGTTAGTGTCATCCAAGACCTCCTCGATATTTTTGAAACCGTAAAAGCTTCCTACTGAAACTTTACCTAAACGCCTACCGGTAATGAAACTTCTAAGTGACAAACTAGATCTTTACTTTCAATGGCTGCTAGTTCATAGGATTCAAGTTCTGGTTCAGTTAAGCCGATCATTTTTTTCAGTTGTTCTGACGAATAATTGACGACACCAAGACCTACTTCTTCACCTTCCAAGTCATGAATACGGACAACGGCGCCTTTTTTGAAACGGCCGCTTACGTGATGGACATTCATTGGCAAGAGACTTTCTTTCATACCAACGATCGTTTCTCTAGCGCGGTGATCGATTGTAACATCGCCTTCAGGTCCAGAGTTAAACGCAATCCATTGCTTTTTCTGGTTTAAATTCTCTTGTTCTGAAGTTGGCTCAAAGTAAGTGCCAACCGCCTTGCCATAAACGGCATTATAAACGATTCCGTCTGTGCTAGCTTTCCCTAAGAAAGAGGAAATCCCTGAGGCCATCGCAATCTTAAAAGCATCAATTTTAGACTTCATACCGCCTGTTCCTACTTCACTTCCCGGATCGCCAGCAGCGGCTTCAATTTCCGGTGTAATTTCGTGAACTCGATCAAGTAGTTGAGCATTTTCGTCTTTTCGTGGGTCTGCATCATAAAGGCCATCTATATCTGATAGGATAATCAGATCATCCGCATCTACAAGGCCCGCTACTTTCGCGGATAACGTATCATTATCCCCAAATTTTAGTCGATCGATCGTGATTGTATCATTTTCGTTAACAATCGGGATAATGCCGCGTTCCAAGAGTACATTGATTGTATTACGTGCGTTATTATATCTGTTTTCATCTGAGAAGTCACTGCGTGTAATGAGGATTTGCGAACCCATATACCCGTGGGATAAAAAGAGGTCGGAGTATGATTCCATTAACAATCCTTGGCCTATCGAAGCTGCGGCCTGCTTTTCTGGTAAGGACTCAGGACGTGATAAGCATCCAAGTTTACGATATCCTGCTGCAACGGCTCCTGAAGATACGAGAAGCACTTCATGACCATCATCTTTAAGGCGCACAACTTCATCGACAAGCTTCTCTAGCTTGCGTCGGCTGATTTCCCCGTGAAGACTTGTTAATGAACTACTTCCAATTTTAATGACTATGCGTTTCTTATTTGTTTCGTTAACCAACTTATCACTCCTATTTCTCCGTGTTGTTCTACCTATATGGGTCGATGACTCGTTCATTTATTTTTGTCCCACTAGCATTCCTTCTAGTTCTTTACTCATTTCCTTTGAGCGGCTGGCAGCACCTTTAATCGCTTCTGAGATGGCTTTTCCCCCACCGGCACGATTTAATGCATCAAGACCTGCTGCTGTTGTTCCGTTAGGTGAAGTGACATTTTCACGCAATTCGGATGGAGTAATATCTTGTTCTAACATCATTTTCGCTGCTCCAAGCAGTGTTTGCGCACCAATTTCTCTTAATGTTTCACGATCCAAGCCCTCAGCACTTCCTGTTTCCTCAATGTGTTCCATTAAATAATAGAAGTAAGCCGGTCCGCTTCCCGCAATTCCTGTGAAAACATCCATTTTATCTTCTTCAATCACAAACACTTCACCGATCGATTTCAATAATTCTTTAGCCACGAGAACATTATCCATCGCAGTAAAATGCCCTGGGCAAACAGCGGTTGCTGATTCCCTAAGCATACTTGACGTATTTGGCATCACACGAATGACTTGTTGTTGATCATTCAAACGTTCTTCCATATAAGAAGTAGAAATGCCTGCAAGTACAGATACAAGCACTTGATTTGGGGTGATTTTATGTCTTAAATCTTCAAGAACCGCATCAATATCTTTTGGCTTCATAGCTAAAATAAATTGATCCACTTCTGAAAAATTTAATTCATCTTTTAAAACTGTCCGTACACCATATTTATTTTCAATCTCATTTAGACGATCTTGATTACTTCTATTCGTAACAATTATTTGTTCTGCAGGAATGTTCCCGGATTCAACCATTCCAGAAATCATCGCTTCCGCCATGGATCCTGCACCTAGAAAAGCAATCGTTTGTTTGATCATATGAGTTAATCTCTCCCGTTCACGTTTTTTGTTCGCTCTTTAATATGACGTTTTTTATACTAACACTTGCGAAATGTATATCAAGGGTTTAAAGGCAAGTCATGCTTATATACTCCAATTAGTTAGCGTAAGCGGTTTCATGGAGAGTTATTTGTCATTCATCCTCTCTCATCGCAAATAATTACGTCTCACGCGCGTATATGGAGATTGTTTTTTTGAAAAATTGCAGATAAACCCCACAAACCGCTATAAGTGATAGAACATTAGTAAAATGAAATTGACCAAAAAAAGACCCGATGCTATGTGCAGCATTCGGGTAATCGTGTTTACTCTTGTATAAATCGATTATATTTGGCTAACTGCTGGTTTAGTTCCTCCATTGGCACAAAACGTGCTTTGCGAAACAGTTCCTTTCCTTCAGAAAAGACGATCACGGCAGGCACTGTAAATACCGTGTATCTCCCTGCAATCATTTTAACTTCATTAACGTCCACATGGATCGATGTAAAACGAGGATACTCTTCAAGTAGTTTTTCAATCTGTGGAAGCAGGCTATGGC carries:
- a CDS encoding copper amine oxidase: MNFKKALLAIPLSASLLVPSGLAFADYSQPAMPTVETPAVELRADLDRMFSEHAYLAITTMRKAANGEEDFKAVSEALKGNTEDLTNAIASVYGEEAGQKFNDLWSSHIGYFVDYVKATAAGDEEAKQAALDELDQYRQDFSTFISGATEGAIPAEALASGLQTHVNQLITAFDAYVAEDYDKAFMTQSDAMEHLFMTSKGLSKAIVNQFPEKFENTKAVTNAANLRSDLNFLLSEHFALAQQAMQNGIDGDPEFKANVSVLTQNTEELSQAIASVYGEESGQQFKAFWSEHIGYFVDYVNATANNDEAAKEEALNNLDDYRKNFSEFMATATEGGVPADGLAAALQTHVNQLIGAFDSYVAEDYTETWNTAREGYAHMYGAAKLFSSAIVTQFPEKFAGMPEMPETGMGGMSDNGSMNWVLWGLPLLLLTSLFVVRKRTASQQ
- a CDS encoding class F sortase, with the translated sequence MDYFLKKGFILYFILLICTISGSTAIAAPNLASDDFIPYRTHSDKPMPSLKASTVEVPEYSPETTSFQTFSGVKPVSIAIPAINIEAPVENVGHLENGEMGVPSNIHTIGWYKHGAKPGESGNAVMAGHVDGKAGPGAFYFLKKLEKDDRIFVTGKDGRKLEFRVTSKQSYDPAHAPLEVIFGYTSNNQLNLITCTGAFNYETGSYVDRLVVYTELVNPD
- a CDS encoding GAF domain-containing protein, with protein sequence MDRRVLEAQDIKIHSFENFDDAATHILHLMSQFIGINTLFIAKNDGATNHILKVYNQADELVTEGSSLPFEDTFCKLSVTHGMEPLTISNIADHELTRELNVTKDLGGGSFIGIPIYLNNGNNYGTICGLDKQPFEYSEEHLELFQVMASLITYVLELEFANDQIEELSSPLVPITEGVGVLPILGHITEGRTENMLQSVLAKSQKYDLDHLVIDLSGVLDIDQTVHSFLQKLVYLLNVVGIETILTGIGPELSKKAVEFNITFEGVKRKANLEGALADIGFVLQKK
- a CDS encoding NADH-dependent flavin oxidoreductase translates to MSKPSIIFDNYTLPSGVELKNRVLMAPMTNFLSNEDGSVSRKELDYYMRRSGGVGAVITACANVNAHGKGFEGEIGVDRDELTAGLSMLADGIHEKGAKAILQIYHGGRMCPPHLVPNEDIVSASAVPAERENAKTPREMTEEEIQQTILDFGEATRRAIEAGFDGVEIHGANTYLLQQFFSPHSNRRGDQWGGNVRERMNFPLAVIETVKSTVANRATEPFIIGYRLSPEEREEPGITIDDTLQFVDVLAGQGLDYLHISLSQFNQSSMRDKSAATPVIELIQERVGNSIPVMGVGSLITPEDIEKSLATVPLVSLGRELLVEPDWVEKVENNKDIRKAMKLTQKEDLLIPEPMWTNILSVPNWIPVDKEE
- a CDS encoding nuclease-related domain-containing protein, which produces MKKRTKTLTHSQLETLLNRLLPAHFKRSDVEAQFLKQSAGHFGESTADHYLKYLPHDRYHVIQDLRLFDGIQYFQIDALIICTEFLLILEVKNYKGKLIFDFEHNQLFREHNGPKDIFADPFLQVEHQEIQLERWLDQFNFPALPIQSFVVVANPNTIIKTHGRDPLRLKHRIVRAKKLYTMIETTRAQFSQSMLAPEQLNELVYLLQKENTPYRGGSILERFDLTVDDLIMGVQCSKCRTYPMSRKRDHWCCLTCGFKSGDAHLKTLRDYQLLIADEITNSEFRRFACLSSRKVAWKLLSETCAQQSGQTKDRKYVLDFV
- a CDS encoding glutamate-5-semialdehyde dehydrogenase translates to MTLTKSNVNVEAQAIEAKKASKKLMVLSTEEKNEALIHLADFLEKEYETILTANEKDLENGREKGFSEAFMDRLSLSKERVEDFAKGLREVAKLDDPTGNILSDWTLDNGLQVEKVTVPLGVIGMIYEARPNVTVDATGLALKSGNAIILKGGSSAINSNQAIVEVMHKGLAETKIPSEAVQFIASTDRAATNQLFTMKEHVDVLIPRGGGKLIQAVVENATVPVLETGVGNCHIYVDQNADVEKAINILINAKTDRPAVCNAAETLIVHKDWLEQNSEALVEALQKNNIHVHGDEHVMTVIPGAVLAGEEDWANEYLSTDIAVKSVEDITEAIAHIETYGTKHSEAIVTEDKKAAQTFLNLVDAAALYHNASTRFTDGSALGFGAEIGISTQKLHARGPMGLPALTTIKFLMKGDGQIR
- the proB gene encoding glutamate 5-kinase; the encoded protein is MVNETNKKRIVIKIGSSSLTSLHGEISRRKLEKLVDEVVRLKDDGHEVLLVSSGAVAAGYRKLGCLSRPESLPEKQAAASIGQGLLMESYSDLFLSHGYMGSQILITRSDFSDENRYNNARNTINVLLERGIIPIVNENDTITIDRLKFGDNDTLSAKVAGLVDADDLIILSDIDGLYDADPRKDENAQLLDRVHEITPEIEAAAGDPGSEVGTGGMKSKIDAFKIAMASGISSFLGKASTDGIVYNAVYGKAVGTYFEPTSEQENLNQKKQWIAFNSGPEGDVTIDHRARETIVGMKESLLPMNVHHVSGRFKKGAVVRIHDLEGEEVGLGVVNYSSEQLKKMIGLTEPELESYELAAIESKDLVCHLEVSLPVGV
- the proC gene encoding pyrroline-5-carboxylate reductase: MIKQTIAFLGAGSMAEAMISGMVESGNIPAEQIIVTNRSNQDRLNEIENKYGVRTVLKDELNFSEVDQFILAMKPKDIDAVLEDLRHKITPNQVLVSVLAGISTSYMEERLNDQQQVIRVMPNTSSMLRESATAVCPGHFTAMDNVLVAKELLKSIGEVFVIEEDKMDVFTGIAGSGPAYFYYLMEHIEETGSAEGLDRETLREIGAQTLLGAAKMMLEQDITPSELRENVTSPNGTTAAGLDALNRAGGGKAISEAIKGAASRSKEMSKELEGMLVGQK
- a CDS encoding thioredoxin family protein codes for the protein MRQIQTIDEVQNVINEELLSLVYISSRGCSVCHSLLPQIEKLLEEYPRFTSIHVDVNEVKMIAGRYTVFTVPAVIVFSEGKELFRKARFVPMEELNQQLAKYNRFIQE